The nucleotide sequence GTCTTGCAATGCGAAAACACGCCTTAATAAATCTGTTCCTCTAGAAGATAATTTTGTTCTAATTTCTTTTTCTTCAACAGCAATCATAGTATATACCCCTTTTAAGGCTTCGTTGGTCACGTAATTAGTTAAATTTGGATTTACATCATTTGTAAAAGGAATTGTATTGTATTTAGTAATTAAATTTTCCCAGATTTGATCTGCTCCAACTTTAGCAAAAGAGCTTTTAATTATTGGTTCGAATTTGCTATATAAAGCTGTTTGGGTTTTACTTGTTAAGTATTGCGTTGCAGCGTCTTGATTTCCTAATAATATATTCTTGGCGTCAGCAAAAGTAATCTCTTTAACAGCATTAACAAAGATAGGAGTAGCTTCTTTAACAGCATCTTCGGCAGCACTATTTAATAACTTTAAACCTTGATCGGCAAGACTACTCAATCCAATTTTTCGTAATGCTGTGTCTACTTTTTGAAGCTCTTCTGGTAATAAAATTTTAACTAGTTCATTATTAAAAAAACCGCCTTCCGATGTTAGCTTGCTAACTTGTTTGTCGATGCCTTGATCTAAAGCTTGTCGTAAACCAGATCCAATATCAAAATTACTAAGAGGTCCTTGTTGTGGAAGTTGACTAACAACTTGTTGTAATTCGTCACAAGCAGTAAGATTAAAAAATAAAATAAGTAGTATGAGTTTTCGTAACATAACTTGATGATTTAGTATCTTTAACAAAGATAACTTTTACAAATGAAAATAATTCAAATTCCATTTCTATTATCAATTATCATACTACTTTCTTTTAGCTGTGAAGAAAATAAAATAGCTTATCCAGAACAATATATAACCATTTTAGGAGAAGCACAAGATGCTGGATTTCCACATATTAATAACCCAAAAGAATGGAATGATGTGCGAAATGGAATTAAAAAAAGAAAGCTAGCAACAAGCATAGGGCTTATAGATCAAAGCACAAAGCAAAAATGGTTGTTTGAAGCTACACCAGATATGCCTCAGCAATTACATATTTTGGAAAACGATCACTTAAAAACTGATAAAATAATAGATGGCATTTTTTTAACACATGCACATATTGGTCATTACACAGGGATAATGCATTTTGGTAGAGAAGCTATGGGTAGTAAAAATATTCCAGTATATGCAATGCCAAAAATGAAACAATTTTTAGAAAATAATGGACCATGGGATCAATTAGTATCACTAGAAAATATAAAATTGAAAAAGCTAAAAAATGACTCACTGATAACTTTAAACAATATATTAAAAGTGACTCCTTTTTTAGTACCCCATCGCGATGAATATTCAGAAACAGTAGGTTATAAAATTGAAGGAAAAAATAAAACAGCGTTATTTATTCCAGATATTAATAAATGGCATTTTTGGAATAAAAACATTATTGAAGAAGTCAAAAATGTAGATTATGCTTTTATTGATGCTACTTTTTTTAAAGAAGGAGAAGTGCCAAGACCAATGAGTGAAATTCCACATCCTTTTATTGAAGAAACAGTTAAACTTTTTGAAAATGAATCAGTAACCACAAAATCAAAAATTCATTTTATTCATTTAAATCATAGTAACCCTGCATTAAACGAAGCGCATTTTTTGAAAGATAGTATTCAAGCCTTAGGTTATCATTTTGCAAGTCAAAACGAAATATTTGGATTATAAGAATCCTTATATATTTCTTAAAAAACAATTAGATTTTTTGATTATTCCGTAAATTGCGGCACTTTAAAACAGATAATATTGTCAATGGAACAAGTAGCACCATATAAACCAAAATATAAAGTACGAATAGTAACTGCAGCCTCACTTTTTGATGGTCATGATGCAGCCATAAATATTATGCGTCGTATTATACAATCCACAGGAGTAGAAGTGATTCATTTAGGTCATGATAGAAGTGTAGAAGAAGTAGTAAATACAGCGATTCAAGAAGATGCAAATGCAATAGCTATGACTTCTTATCAAGGTGGTCATAATGAGTATTTTAAGTATATGTATGATTTGTTGAAAGAAAAAGGTGCAGAACATATTAAGATCTTTGGCGGAGGAGGAGGTGTAATTCTCCCTGAAGAAATACAAGAATTAATGGATTATGGAATTACTAGAATCTATTCTCCTGATGATGGTCGTGAATTAGGGCTTCAAGGAATGATCAATGACCTTGTGCAACAGTCTGATTTTGCTATCGGAAATTCTTTAAATGGAGAAGCTAAAATTTTAGCTAGCAAAAACCCAAAAGCCATTGCTCGTGTCATTTCTTCTGCCGAAAATTTCCCAGAAGTTGCGAAGGAAACATTAGATACAATACATCAAAAAAATAAAAATTCTAAAACACCTGTATTAGGGATTACCGGAACTGGTGGAGCAGGTAAATCATCTTTAGTTGATGAGTTAGTACGTCGTTTTTTAATTGATTTTCCAGAAAAAACCATAGGAATTGTATCTGTAGATCCATCTAAACGCAAAACAGGAGGAGCACTTTTAGGAGACCGTATTCGTATGAATGCGATTAACTCTCCAAGAGTATATATGCGTAGTTTAGCAACCCGTCAATCTAATTTAGCTTTATCTAAATATGTAAATGAGGCAGTTGAGGTGCTAAAAGCTGCCGAATACGATCTAATTATTTTAGAAACATCTGGTATTGGACAATCTGATACCGAAATTATAGAGCATAGCGATGTATCATTGTATGTAATGACTCCAGAATTTGGAGCAGCTACACAGCTGGAAAAAATTGATATGCTAGATTTTGCTGATTTAGTAGCAATTAATAAATTCGATAAAAGAGGTGCTTTAGATGCATTACGTGATGTGAAAAAGCAGTATATGCGAAATAATAACCTATGGCATGTACATCAAGATGATATGCCAGTTTTTGGCACGATTGCGTCACAGTTTAACGATCCTGGAATGAATACGCTTTATAAAGCGATAATGGACAAGATTGTTGAAAAAACAGAAATGGATGAATTAAAATCTACTTTTGAAATCTCGAAAGAGATGAGTGAGAAGATTTTTGTGATTCCACCATCAAGAACTCGTTATTTATCTGAAATATCAGAAAACAA is from Flavobacteriaceae bacterium and encodes:
- a CDS encoding DUF4197 domain-containing protein, which codes for MLRKLILLILFFNLTACDELQQVVSQLPQQGPLSNFDIGSGLRQALDQGIDKQVSKLTSEGGFFNNELVKILLPEELQKVDTALRKIGLSSLADQGLKLLNSAAEDAVKEATPIFVNAVKEITFADAKNILLGNQDAATQYLTSKTQTALYSKFEPIIKSSFAKVGADQIWENLITKYNTIPFTNDVNPNLTNYVTNEALKGVYTMIAVEEKEIRTKLSSRGTDLLRRVFALQDKKL
- a CDS encoding MBL fold metallo-hydrolase; the encoded protein is MKIIQIPFLLSIIILLSFSCEENKIAYPEQYITILGEAQDAGFPHINNPKEWNDVRNGIKKRKLATSIGLIDQSTKQKWLFEATPDMPQQLHILENDHLKTDKIIDGIFLTHAHIGHYTGIMHFGREAMGSKNIPVYAMPKMKQFLENNGPWDQLVSLENIKLKKLKNDSLITLNNILKVTPFLVPHRDEYSETVGYKIEGKNKTALFIPDINKWHFWNKNIIEEVKNVDYAFIDATFFKEGEVPRPMSEIPHPFIEETVKLFENESVTTKSKIHFIHLNHSNPALNEAHFLKDSIQALGYHFASQNEIFGL